From a single Brassica oleracea var. oleracea cultivar TO1000 chromosome C5, BOL, whole genome shotgun sequence genomic region:
- the LOC106294311 gene encoding probable LRR receptor-like serine/threonine-protein kinase At1g14390: protein MKSSSKSHVYSLIFLLLLLLTSLSESQLTSSESRTLLEIQKHLQYPPVLRSWSNFTNFCYLPSSPSFKILCFNGHVTELTVTGNRTVKLSKTFSTDSLFTVLTKLSNLKTLSLVSLGISGPLPPKITRFSFSLQSLNLSSNFISGKIPKVISSLKSLRSLVLANNEFNGSVPDLRGLSNLQELNLDGNKLGPDVVTSLASNLITVSLKNNSFGSNLPEQIKKLNKLQSLDLSSNKFVGSIPRFLFSHPSLQNLTLAQNLFSGSLPNSSLCSSKLRLLDVSRNLLTGKLPSCLSSKTYHNQTVVYTFNCLSVNGSPSAKYQRPVSFCENEAKQAVSAVKSDTKDHQKKEEEDKGIELGLVIGIIIGVVLVSAVLAGLVMVRMKKSKSKEVPLEASNVDKVSVCSTATRSTTSKTVPDPRRVPQTMRSAVIGLSPYRVFSLEELEEATNNFDAASLCGEQLYKGCLREGIAVTVRCIKLKQKSSTSTQNLAQQMEVLSKLRHMHLASVLGHCIGTYQDHHPYAGSTIFIVQEYISNGSLRDYLTDWRNKEVLKWPQRMSIAIGVATGIQFLHTGVAPGIFGNNLEIENVLLDETLTVKLSGYTIPLPSKVGAESTSNEDGEKEDVYQFGVILLQIITGKVMAAASSELGSLKLQLENGLREPSVLRSLADPSVRGTYAYESLRTTVEFAINCLCEDQRKRPSIEDVVWNLQYTIQVQQGWTSSGNLGVGDT, encoded by the exons ATGAAGAGTTCCTCCAAAAGCCACGTCTATTCTCTCATTTTCCTTCTCCTTCTTCTTCTAACATCACTCTCAGAATCACAGCTAACGTCAAGTGAATCAAGAACTCTACTAGAAATCCAGAAACATTTGCAATATCCACCAGTTCTACGATCATGGAGCAACTTCACCAACTTCTGCTACCTCCCATCTTCTCCTTCCTTCAAAATCCTCTGTTTCAACGGCCACGTAACCGAATTAACCGTCACCGGGAACAGAACCGTTAAGCTCTCCAAAACATTCTCCACCGACTCCCTCTTCACCGTTCTGACAAAACTCTCAAACTTAAAGACCCTGTCTCTCGTCTCTCTCGGCATCTCTGGTCCCCTCCCTCCAAAGATCACCAGGTTTTCTTTTTCTCTCCAGTCTCTGAATCTCAGCTCTAACTTCATCTCTGGAAAAATCCCTAAAGTGATCTCATCGTTGAAGAGCCTGAGAAGTCTTGTTCTCGCCAACAACGAGTTCAACGGGAGTGTTCCTGATCTCAGAGGATTGTCTAATCTCCAAGAGCTGAATCTAGACGGTAATAAACTCGGCCCTGACGTTGTTACTTCGCTCGCAAGTAACTTGATCACTGTTTCATTGAAGAACAACTCTTTTGGATCCAATCTCCCAGAACAGATCAAGAAGCTGAATAAGCTTCAAAGCCTGGATCTTTCTTCCAACAAGTTTGTTGGATCAATCCCAAGATTCCTTTTCTCGCATCCTTCGCTACAGAATCTAACTTTGGCACAGAACTTGTTCAGTGGATCACTTCCAAACTCATCTCTATGCAGCTCCAAGCTTAGACTTTTAGATGTTTCCAGGAATCTTCTAACTGGAAAGCTTCCATCTTGCTTGTCTTCCAAGACTTACCATAATCAGACAGTGGTCTACACATTCAACTGCTTGTCTGTCAATGGCTCCCCCTCTGCAAAGTATCAGCGTCCTGTTTCCTTCTGCGAAAACGAAGCAAAGCAAGCGGTTTCTGCTGTGAAGTCTGACACTAAGGATCACCAAAAGAAAGAAGAAGAAGATAAAGGAATAGAACTTGGATTGGTGATTGGGATTATCATAGGTGTGGTCCTCGTTTCAGCAGTTTTGGCTGGTTTAGTTATGGTTAGGATGAAAAAGTCAAAATCAAAAGAAGTACCTTTAGAAGCAAGCAACGTCGACAAGGTCTCCGTTTGTAGCACAGCCACAAGGTCCACTACATCAAAGACAGTACCAGATCCAA GACGTGTACCACAAACAATGAGATCTGCTGTGATTGGACTATCACCATACCGTGTTTTCTCTCTGGAGGAGCTGGAAGAAGCCACCAACAATTTTGATGCAGCAAGTCTCTGTGGAGAACAG CTGTACAAAGGTTGTCTTAGAGAAGGGATAGCAGTGACGGTGAGGTGTATTAAGCTGAAACAGAAGAGTTCAACATCAACGCAGAACTTGGCTCAACAAATGGAAGTTTTATCAAAGCTGAGGCATATGCATTTGGCCAGTGTTCTTGGACACTGCATTGGTACTTACCAAGACCATCATCCATACGCCGGGAGCACCATTTTCATAGTCCAAGAATACATCTCTAACGGGTCTTTGAGGGACTACCTCACTG ATTGGAGAAATAAAGAGGTGTTGAAATGGCCTCAGAGAATGTCAATAGCCATTGGAGTAGCTACAGGGATACAGTTTTTGCACACAGGAGTGGCACCAGGAATCTTTGGGAACAATTTGGAGATAGAGAATGTCCTGCTTGATGAAACACTCACTGTTAAACTCAGTGGCTATACTATTCCTTTACCATCCAAG GTTGGAGCAGAAAGCACTAGCAATGAAGATGGAGAGAAGGAAGATGTGTACCAGTTTGGAGTGATCCTACTTCAGATCATCACGGGGAAAGTAATGGCGGCTGCATCTTCAGAATTGGGAAGCTTGAAGCTTCAGCTGGAGAATGGTTTGAGAGAACCATCGGTGTTGCGTAGCTTAGCAGATCCGAGCGTGAGGGGAACGTATGCGTATGAGTCACTGAGGACCACAGTGGAGTTTGCCATTAACTGTCTTTGTGAAGATCAGAGGAAGCGGCCATCGATAGAGGATGTTGTATGGAACCTGCAGTACACAATTCAGGTGCAGCAAGGATGGACAAGCAGTGGGAACCTTGGGGTTGGTGATACATAG
- the LOC106343925 gene encoding ubiquitin-conjugating enzyme E2 1: protein MSTPARKRLMRDFKRLQQDPPAGISGAPHDNNIMLWNAVIFGPDDTPWDGGTFKLSLQFSEDYPNKPPTVRFVSRMFHPNIYADGSICLDILQNQWSPIYDVAAILTSIQSLLCDPNPNSPANSEAARMYSENKREYNRKVRDVVEQSWTAD, encoded by the exons ATGTCGACTCCAGCAAGGAAGAGGTTGATGAGGGATTTCAAGAGGTTGCAGCAAGACCCACCTGCGGGTATCAGCGGTGCTCCACACGACAACAATATCATGCTCTGGAATGCTGTCATATTCGG GCCTGATGACACCCCATGGGATGGAG GTACTTTCAAACTCTCACTGCAGTTCTCTGAGGATTATCCAAATAAACCACCGACAGTTCGCTTTGTGTCACGGATGTTCCATCCAAATA TTTATGCAGATGGGAGTATTTGCTTGGACATTCTACAAAACCAGTGGAGTCCAATATATGATGTTGCTGCTATACTTACCTCCATCCAG TCGTTGCTCTGTGACCCTAATCCGAATTCTCCTGCAAATTCGGAAGCTGCTCGGATGTACAGCGAAAACAAGCGCGAGTACAACAGAAAAGTGCGTGATGTTGTCGAGCAAAGCTGGACTGCTGATTAG
- the LOC106293450 gene encoding probable pectate lyase 3 — protein MAAAFLNIGSYVFVLFLSSLATLAPQVQANIAVFDDYWTQRQGDALKQTLASFDPYPLNVTNHLNYHVALALDTTESINSTRRELSQARRGRKMQNRRGKCVAHNPIDKCWRCDRDWEKNRKKLAVCALGFGRRTSGGKDGPIYVVTDASDDELISPRPGTLRHAVTREGPLWIIFARSMVIKLQQELMMTSDKTIDGRGARVYIMGGSGLTLQFVNNVIVHNIYIKQIVPANGGLIRDSEQHIGLRTRSDGDGINLFGATNVWIDHVSMTRCSDGMIDAILGSTAVTVSNSHFTDHQEVMLFGANDKHEIDKKMQITVAFNHFGKRLEQRMPRVRFGTIHVVNNDYTHWEMYAIGGNMNPTIISHGNRFIAPPNEQAKQITKREYTSYVDWKLWNWQSEGDYFLNGAYFVQSGKPNAWSPKPKNPIPNKFAIRPKPGTMVRILTMDAGVLGCKQGQAC, from the exons ATGGCAGCAGCGTTTTTGAATATTGGCAGCTACGTTTTCGTCTTGTTCTTATCGTCATTAGCCACATTAGCACCACAGGTTCAAGCCAATATTGCCGTCTTCGACGACTACTGGACGCAGCGTCAAGGCGATGCGTTGAAACAAACTTTGGCCTCTTTCGATCCTTATCCTCTTAACGTCACCAACCACTTGAATTACCATGTCGCTTT AGCACTTGACACCACGGAATCAATCAACAGCACAAGAAGAGAGCTTTCACAGGCGAGACGTGGTCGTAAAATGCAAAACAGAAGAGGAAAATGCGTAGCTCATAACCCGATAGACAAATGCTGGAGATGCGACCGTGATTGGGAAAAGAACCGTAAGAAACTAGCGGTCTGTGCCCTCGGATTCGGCAGGAGAACCAGCGGAGGAAAAGACGGACCGATCTACGTAGTCACCGATGCCTCAGACGACGAACTTATCAGCCCTAGGCCAGGAACATTAAGACACGCGGTGACACGAGAAGGACCGCTTTGGATCATCTTCGCAAGAAGCATGGTCATAAAACTGCAACAGGAACTGATGATGACGAGCGATAAAACGATCGATGGACGTGGAGCTAGGGTGTACATCATGGGAGGTTCTGGATTAACGCTGCAGTTTGTGAATAATGTGATCGTACACAATATCTATATCAAGCAGATTGTTCCCGCGAACGGCGGTTTGATCAGAGACTCCGAGCAACATATAGGGCTCAGGACAAGAAGTGATGGTGATGGAATCAATTTGTTTGGAGCAACTAATGTTTGGATCGATCATGTCTCGATGACGAGATGTTCTGATGGTATGATTGATGCGATTCTAGGATCCACTGCAGTGACTGTCTCCAACAGCCACTTCACAGACCACCAAGAG GTGATGCTTTTTGGGGCCAATGACAAACACGAGATCGACAAGAAGATGCAGATAACAGTTGCATTCAACCACTTTGGTAAGAGACTGGAACAGAGAATGCCCCGGGTCAGATTCGGAACGATACATGTGGTGAACAATGACTACACACATTGGGAAATGTATGCAATTGGTGGAAACATGAACCCTACAATCATTAGTCATGGCAACCGTTTCATTGCTCCTCCTAACGAACAAGCCAAACAGATCACAAAGAGAGAGTACACTTCTTACGTTGATTGGAAACTTTGGAACTGGCAATCAGAAGGAGATTACTTCCTGAATGGAGCTTACTTTGTGCAATCCGGTAAACCTAATGCGTGGAGCCCTAAACCGAAGAACCCTATCCCGAACAAGTTTGCGATCCGACCTAAGCCGGGAACGATGGTCCGTATACTCACCATGGACGCAGGAGTACTGGGCTGCAAACAAGGTCAAGCCTGCTGA